The Polyangium mundeleinium genome contains the following window.
CCGCGAGCTCCTCGGGCGACGGCGGCGACTCGTCCTCGAACGCCACGCGCTCGTCCGGACGAACCAACCTGAGCTTGTGCTCCCTTTTCATCGCGGAGCCTCCCTCGACGCGAGCTTGCCCTCGGCCACGCGAGGCACGTCGATCGCCTTCTTCAGCGCTGCGAGCGCGCGGTGCAGCACCACGTCGAACGTCGAGACCGTCACGCCGAGCGCGCTCGCCACCTCTTCGCGGGATCGCTCTTCGAGCACGCGCAGCCGGATCGCCTCGGCGTACCGCGGATGGATCGATCGCAAGGCCGCTTCGACCCGCGCGCGCGCCTCGGCGAGGTCACGCTTCTCGCAGAGCTCTGCCTCGCCGTTTGTCTGTGGATCGGCCTCGGCCGCGTCGATCTCGCGCTGCAGATCGTCTGGCTCGTAGAGCGTCTCGCGCTTGCGTGATCGCAGGATGTCGTACGCGATGCGCAGACCCACGACGCGCAGCCACGGGTAGACGCCCGCGTCTTGCCACTGGAACTGATGGAACCGCTCCACGACGCGCGCGTACGTCTCGGCGAGCGCGTCCTGCGCGAGCGCCTCGCGCCCGAGACGCGGCAGCAGCACCGAGCGGTAGAGGATCGGCCCGTAGCGACGCAGGAGCTGCCCGAGCGCCGCGCGATCCCCGGCCCTCGCGCGCTCGCAGAGCTCGCGCTCTGCTTCGAGATCCGTACGCGCAACGGCCACGGACGCCACCATACCTGGACTCGGCCTCGGCCGCACAGCCTGGACCGGCGACGGCTTCTCCGCGCGCGGCAAGGGCACCGGACGACGACCGAGCCCGACCGCGAGCAGAAGCGCCGCCATCGGATCCTGGGCGGGCGGCGCGAGCGGACGGAACGCGAGGGCTAACGCTTGCACGCCCGGAGAACGGCCTTTGCCGCTCGACCTTACGGGCGATCGCCACCACATTGAGCCCCGGCGCGCGGTCACGCGCCCCATCCTCCGGCCTCGAACGGATTTTCTCGCTGCAAAGGCCGGAGTTTCCACCAAGGGAGCGACGACTTGACCGAAGAAGCTCACTCCTCGCGGACGAAGGCGGTGCCCTGCGCGCGCTGCGGCGCGCTGAACGGAGCCGGCTTCGATCGCTGCGTCCGCTGCGGGCAGGCGCTCTCCACCGTCGCTCGTTCCGTCGATCGCCTCGGCGCGCGGCTCGATCCGGACGCGCTCCTCGCCTCGAAGCTCGTGATTGGGCTCACGCTCCTGGTGTTTGCGGCGCAGGTGTATGTCGCGCTCCGCACGCGGGGCTCCGAGGACGCGCTCTCGGCGCTGCTTCGCCCGGCGCCGATCGACACCCTCCGGTTCGGGGCGGTCCACGTGCTGCTCGTCTTTGCGGAGCCGTGGCGGCTCGTCTCCGCGATCTTCGTGCATTTCGGCGCCTTGCACCTGCTCGGCAACATGTTCGTGCTCTCGTGGCTCGGCCGGATCGCCGAGCCCGCGGTGGGGCCAGCGCGCTTCCTCCTGACGTACGTCGCGGCGGGCGTCTTCGGGTTCGTCGCCTCGATGGCCTACACGCTCCTCTTTGATCCCTCGGGCGGGGCCCTCACGGCGGGCGCGAGCGGCGCCGTCTTCGGGATCATGGGGCTCGTGCTGGGGATGCTGTATCGACAGCGAAACCCGCAGTGGAAGCGGTTC
Protein-coding sequences here:
- a CDS encoding RNA polymerase sigma factor, producing MQALALAFRPLAPPAQDPMAALLLAVGLGRRPVPLPRAEKPSPVQAVRPRPSPGMVASVAVARTDLEAERELCERARAGDRAALGQLLRRYGPILYRSVLLPRLGREALAQDALAETYARVVERFHQFQWQDAGVYPWLRVVGLRIAYDILRSRKRETLYEPDDLQREIDAAEADPQTNGEAELCEKRDLAEARARVEAALRSIHPRYAEAIRLRVLEERSREEVASALGVTVSTFDVVLHRALAALKKAIDVPRVAEGKLASREAPR
- a CDS encoding rhomboid family intramembrane serine protease, with amino-acid sequence MTEEAHSSRTKAVPCARCGALNGAGFDRCVRCGQALSTVARSVDRLGARLDPDALLASKLVIGLTLLVFAAQVYVALRTRGSEDALSALLRPAPIDTLRFGAVHVLLVFAEPWRLVSAIFVHFGALHLLGNMFVLSWLGRIAEPAVGPARFLLTYVAAGVFGFVASMAYTLLFDPSGGALTAGASGAVFGIMGLVLGMLYRQRNPQWKRFALQAVLLNVVLGFAINQANVGLLINNIAHLGGLAVGILLGVIFARPVRVSSGSGKSDLGMNVAAGLGLLTCVASLVLAQLSPTWRELQQSEERSSRRAVQTGAVDFQTKR